In one Candidatus Glassbacteria bacterium genomic region, the following are encoded:
- a CDS encoding sigma-54-dependent Fis family transcriptional regulator, with amino-acid sequence MKHNLLLVDDDESIQFGFSKYFMKHGFGIDSVSSLAEARQAVQDRQYDAVLLDLMLPDGKSVSWIPEVRDKFPGTAIVVISGHGDVPAAVEAVKEGADNFLTKPVSLKDLKVVLEKSLEIGSLRRRHVNSQRLSKKAEPYFGSSDAIKKVLEMASLATENDSTVLINGETGAGKGVLGRWIHDNSPRNQAAFVEINCSGLKGELFASELFGHAKGAFTSATQDKPGLIEVADGGTLFLDEISDMPLPVQAEFLNVIEERNYRRLGEVSLRRSEFKLICSTNRELLDKTTDGSFRQDLYFRINVFPIRIPSLRERMEDLDGLVSHLLASMGGEQTVIGENVMQLLRSYSWPGNIRELKNVLERAILLARGGELGPEHFTGLRADLSFDIQGNSGVMSLEEMEGVHIKSVMARYDGDARRSAEALGVSLATLYRKLKKISSPG; translated from the coding sequence ATGAAGCATAATCTGTTGCTTGTCGATGACGATGAGTCTATCCAGTTCGGCTTCTCGAAATACTTTATGAAACACGGTTTCGGGATTGATTCAGTCAGTTCCCTGGCCGAAGCCCGCCAGGCGGTCCAGGACCGGCAGTACGACGCGGTGCTGTTGGACCTGATGCTGCCCGACGGCAAGAGCGTGAGCTGGATACCGGAAGTCCGGGACAAGTTTCCGGGCACGGCCATTGTCGTGATCAGCGGCCATGGCGACGTGCCGGCGGCGGTTGAAGCCGTCAAGGAGGGGGCGGATAATTTTCTGACCAAGCCGGTGTCGCTCAAAGACCTGAAAGTAGTGCTGGAGAAGAGCCTGGAAATCGGTTCGTTACGCCGCAGGCACGTTAATTCACAGCGGTTGAGTAAAAAGGCGGAACCCTATTTCGGCAGCAGCGATGCAATCAAGAAGGTTCTCGAAATGGCGTCCCTGGCCACCGAGAACGATTCAACCGTGCTGATCAACGGGGAAACCGGCGCGGGAAAAGGGGTGCTGGGACGTTGGATACACGATAACAGTCCGCGCAATCAGGCGGCATTTGTCGAAATCAATTGCAGCGGTCTCAAGGGCGAATTGTTCGCCAGTGAATTGTTCGGCCACGCCAAGGGCGCGTTCACGTCCGCGACCCAGGATAAGCCCGGGTTGATCGAAGTCGCCGACGGCGGCACGCTGTTCCTGGATGAAATAAGCGACATGCCGTTACCGGTGCAGGCCGAGTTTCTTAATGTTATCGAGGAGCGCAACTACCGCCGCCTGGGCGAGGTGTCGCTCAGGCGCAGCGAGTTCAAACTTATCTGCTCCACTAACCGGGAACTGCTCGACAAGACCACGGACGGCAGTTTTCGCCAGGATCTCTACTTCCGGATAAACGTCTTTCCGATCAGGATTCCATCCCTGCGTGAGCGGATGGAAGACCTTGACGGCCTTGTCAGCCACCTGCTGGCCTCGATGGGAGGAGAGCAGACCGTCATCGGGGAAAATGTGATGCAGCTGCTGCGCTCTTACAGCTGGCCGGGAAATATCCGCGAATTGAAAAACGTGCTGGAAAGAGCTATCTTGTTAGCCAGAGGCGGAGAACTTGGACCCGAGCATTTCACCGGTTTGCGCGCCGATTTGTCTTTCGATATCCAGGGAAATTCGGGAGTTATGAGCCTGGAGGAAATGGAAGGCGTCCATATTAAGTCGGTTATGGCGCGTTACGATGGCGACGCGCGGCGGTCGGCTGAAGCACTGGGTGTTTCCCTGGCTACGCTTTATCGCAAGTTGAAAAAAATATCCTCCCCAGGTTAA
- a CDS encoding RtcB family protein: MQFKRLDDYRWEIPRTGGMNVPGLVFASAEMIDNIRRDKAADQVANVAWLPGVVGSSMAMPDIHWGYGFPIGGVAAMDADEGVISPGGIGYDINCGVRLVATGLGYEEISSKVRGMVNGLFRDVPCGVGKGGELKLDRRQLEKVARQGSRWMVANGYGSEADLEHCEDGGCYQGADPDAVSDRAYSRGRDQLGTLGSGNHFLELQEVTEVYDEEAARAYGLWQGQFVVFIHSGSRGFGYQVCEDSLNAMNRGMAGLKLDLPDKQLACAYIDSDAGRRYISSMAAAANYGWANRQLLQHRAVDSLMHTLRISPSKLQARLVYDIAHNNAKLERHTVNGRERELMVHRKGATRSFGPGRPEVPPAYRAVGQPVLVPGDMGTASYVLAGTEQAMSRSFGSSCHGAGRVLSRKGAIRQGRGRSIAAELEKAGVYAVARGRHTLSEEMPEAYKDVNEVVDVVDRAGLARKVVKMRPVGVVKG; this comes from the coding sequence ATGCAATTCAAGCGGCTCGACGATTATCGCTGGGAGATTCCCCGCACCGGCGGGATGAATGTGCCGGGCCTGGTTTTCGCCTCGGCGGAGATGATCGATAACATCAGGCGGGACAAAGCAGCCGATCAGGTTGCCAACGTGGCCTGGTTGCCGGGTGTGGTGGGCAGCAGCATGGCCATGCCCGATATCCATTGGGGCTACGGTTTCCCGATTGGCGGGGTGGCCGCGATGGATGCGGACGAGGGTGTGATCAGCCCCGGCGGAATCGGTTATGATATCAACTGCGGAGTCCGGCTTGTCGCTACCGGGCTGGGATATGAGGAGATCAGTTCCAAAGTCCGCGGGATGGTAAACGGACTGTTCCGCGACGTACCCTGCGGGGTGGGCAAGGGGGGCGAGCTTAAACTCGACCGCAGGCAGCTCGAAAAAGTGGCCCGGCAGGGCTCCCGCTGGATGGTCGCCAACGGCTACGGTTCCGAAGCGGACCTGGAGCACTGCGAGGATGGCGGCTGCTATCAGGGAGCCGATCCGGATGCGGTCAGCGACCGGGCTTACAGCCGCGGCCGCGACCAGTTGGGCACCCTGGGCAGCGGCAACCATTTCCTCGAACTGCAGGAAGTGACCGAGGTGTACGACGAGGAGGCCGCCCGCGCTTACGGCCTGTGGCAGGGCCAGTTCGTTGTTTTCATCCATTCAGGTTCCCGCGGGTTCGGCTACCAGGTTTGCGAGGACTCGCTGAACGCGATGAACCGTGGCATGGCCGGACTCAAGCTCGATCTTCCCGACAAACAGCTCGCCTGCGCATATATCGACAGCGATGCGGGCCGTCGCTATATTTCCTCCATGGCCGCCGCGGCCAATTACGGGTGGGCCAACCGTCAGCTTCTCCAGCACCGCGCTGTTGATTCGCTGATGCACACGCTCCGGATTTCACCCTCGAAGCTGCAAGCGCGGCTGGTATACGATATCGCTCACAACAACGCCAAGCTGGAACGTCACACGGTCAATGGCCGTGAGCGGGAGTTGATGGTCCACCGCAAGGGGGCCACCCGCTCGTTCGGCCCGGGCCGTCCCGAGGTGCCCCCGGCATACCGCGCGGTCGGCCAACCCGTACTGGTTCCCGGCGACATGGGCACGGCCAGCTATGTCCTCGCCGGCACCGAGCAGGCGATGAGCCGTAGTTTCGGTTCCAGCTGCCACGGCGCTGGGCGGGTGCTGAGCCGCAAGGGCGCTATCCGTCAGGGGCGCGGCCGCTCGATAGCCGCTGAGCTTGAGAAGGCGGGTGTCTACGCCGTAGCCCGCGGCAGGCACACGCTGAGCGAGGAGATGCCCGAGGCCTATAAGGATGTCAACGAGGTTGTCGATGTGGTGGACCGGGCGGGCCTGGCCCGTAAAGTGGTTAAAATGAGGCCGGTCGGAGTGGTAAAAGGCTGA
- a CDS encoding DUF502 domain-containing protein, translating to MFDSNALRTLRKQITTGILILLPVITTIFLVSWLFRVLDGILGRYFAQLFGEYIHGVGFISLILVIWLVGMVSRTYIGGRLNRLKDLAIVRIPLIGNIFGAIKQVSDGFLEMDASSFEQVAIIEYPRKGLFAVGFVTSKQLVPFSVSGEDSKGRFAHVFMPTVPNPTSGYIILVPEEELYLLELTVEEGLKLVLSLGMIHPDRYELGRMPSARPARIRPGSLPETVPDENSGGS from the coding sequence TTGTTCGACAGCAACGCATTGCGCACGCTCCGCAAACAGATCACGACCGGCATCCTGATCCTGCTGCCCGTAATTACCACGATATTCCTTGTCAGTTGGCTGTTCCGGGTACTGGACGGGATCCTGGGACGTTATTTCGCCCAGTTGTTCGGGGAGTATATCCATGGAGTGGGCTTTATCAGCCTGATCCTGGTAATCTGGCTGGTGGGGATGGTCAGCCGGACTTATATCGGCGGCAGGTTGAACCGGCTCAAGGATCTGGCCATAGTCAGAATCCCGCTGATCGGGAATATTTTCGGGGCGATAAAACAGGTCAGCGACGGGTTCCTGGAGATGGACGCCAGCAGTTTCGAGCAGGTGGCGATTATCGAGTATCCGCGCAAGGGGCTGTTCGCGGTGGGCTTTGTTACCAGCAAGCAACTGGTGCCGTTCAGCGTCAGCGGCGAGGACAGCAAGGGACGGTTCGCCCATGTGTTCATGCCCACCGTGCCCAACCCGACCTCGGGCTATATCATCCTGGTGCCGGAGGAGGAATTGTACCTCCTGGAACTGACCGTGGAGGAAGGCTTGAAACTGGTGCTGAGCCTGGGAATGATCCACCCGGACCGTTACGAGTTGGGCCGGATGCCCTCGGCGCGGCCGGCCAGGATCAGGCCGGGCAGCCTGCCGGAAACGGTCCCGGATGAAAATAGCGGGGGAAGTTAA
- a CDS encoding PAS domain S-box protein: protein MTARSRAFTADAWIRWKNCWKLRRSGSSTGAGRSNSTTRSVWRSELPEAEPLTGWALEQSGRRNVEQSRQKVSGQESGKSNGPGRDVMLKMDKTLEQLQSEIRQLRSRLKKASSTEDRLHDIEKRYRELLQSNDSLTREIYAIRSIVNMPQLYLDDDLRIVGYSADFVRQTTKVIDYAREGTDLSVLVKKKDVDNLREYLERLRALENLPYEDGEAWQLCYSGPTEQDRIGGQWTMHTANDNWKFANHEGKWRLIHLPHTGDRLDCCLLSAREYGGPSEDVRLVYKTRTSKNPDNILDNTCFISATSGKEAVMPDINGYTVCLGSNYNSLARIQKQGADVVSRHEILEPDTEYLVEVERIGGRVSRRATNLDTGEEMPLLYFIDFDAIYDRENHIGFYTYSGEAHFYDIEIYTRPSRFDIEQFCLPFQIEITPRGYGLKSKYFELKYVRNELMGKTLHTLIFNDITTRKAHESRLRESEEKYRKLFEEGRVARSTTTPDGRFIDVNKEMERLTGYTREELCGSRAEVLYVDPEDRRIYIAQLERDTYVRDYELKFKKKDGTLMDCMITSSIHPSTDGSAFFIEGSIQDVTERKRMEAKLKEVQKMEVIGRIASGVAHEVRNPLNAILAISEALNEEIGDQEAYKPYMDHICSQVDRLSTLMNDLLELGKPLKTTEFMPAAVFDICRGALELWRQSSSLKSCTVVMFDRTDGARLKVLGNSSKLKQVVLNLLENAAQHSPEGETIELELSRSGENRVIIRVTDQGPGIPNDVMPEVFKPFYSTRVRGSGLGLSIVKNIVETHGGTIEMINNDPPPGLRAEVTLPLFEDTGDEA, encoded by the coding sequence ATGACAGCAAGATCAAGAGCCTTTACGGCGGATGCCTGGATTCGCTGGAAGAACTGCTGGAAGCTCAGGCGTTCTGGATCAAGCACCGGGGCGGGTCGCTCGAACTCGACCACAAGGTCGGTATGGCGATCTGAGCTTCCGGAGGCGGAACCGCTGACAGGTTGGGCCCTGGAACAAAGTGGCAGACGGAATGTAGAACAATCCAGACAGAAGGTCAGCGGCCAAGAGAGCGGGAAATCAAACGGTCCTGGGAGAGACGTAATGCTCAAGATGGACAAAACTCTCGAACAGTTACAGAGTGAGATCCGGCAGCTGCGCTCACGGCTGAAAAAGGCCAGCAGTACCGAGGACCGCCTGCACGACATCGAAAAGCGCTACCGGGAACTTCTGCAGAGCAACGACAGCCTTACCCGCGAAATATACGCTATCCGCTCGATAGTCAACATGCCCCAGCTCTACCTGGACGATGATCTCAGGATCGTGGGCTATTCAGCCGATTTTGTCCGCCAGACCACCAAAGTGATCGACTATGCCCGTGAAGGCACAGACCTCAGCGTTCTGGTCAAAAAGAAAGACGTGGATAATCTGCGCGAGTACCTTGAAAGGCTCCGAGCTCTCGAGAACCTGCCGTACGAGGACGGCGAAGCCTGGCAGTTATGTTACAGCGGGCCCACCGAGCAGGACCGGATCGGCGGTCAATGGACGATGCACACGGCGAACGATAACTGGAAATTCGCCAACCATGAGGGTAAATGGCGTCTCATCCACCTTCCGCACACCGGGGATCGCCTGGATTGCTGCCTCTTGTCAGCCAGGGAGTACGGCGGACCGTCCGAGGACGTGCGGCTGGTTTATAAAACCCGTACCTCCAAAAACCCGGACAACATCCTCGACAACACCTGTTTTATCTCCGCCACCTCCGGCAAGGAAGCGGTAATGCCGGATATCAACGGCTACACGGTTTGCCTGGGATCCAACTACAACTCGCTGGCAAGAATTCAGAAGCAGGGAGCTGATGTTGTCAGCAGGCACGAAATACTGGAGCCGGATACGGAATACCTCGTGGAAGTGGAACGGATCGGCGGCAGGGTGAGCCGTCGGGCAACCAATCTGGATACGGGCGAGGAAATGCCGCTGCTGTATTTTATCGATTTCGACGCAATTTACGACCGCGAAAACCACATCGGGTTCTATACTTACAGCGGAGAGGCCCATTTTTACGATATCGAGATCTACACCCGTCCGTCACGGTTCGATATCGAACAGTTCTGCCTGCCGTTCCAGATCGAAATAACTCCCAGGGGCTACGGTCTGAAGAGCAAGTACTTCGAATTGAAATACGTGCGCAACGAACTCATGGGTAAAACGCTGCACACGCTGATATTCAACGATATTACCACGCGCAAGGCACACGAAAGCAGGCTGCGCGAGAGCGAGGAGAAGTACAGAAAACTGTTCGAGGAGGGCCGGGTGGCTCGTTCCACAACCACTCCGGACGGCCGGTTTATCGATGTCAATAAGGAGATGGAGCGGCTTACCGGCTATACGCGTGAGGAGCTCTGCGGGTCCAGGGCGGAAGTATTGTACGTCGATCCGGAAGACCGCAGGATATATATCGCCCAGTTAGAGCGCGACACGTATGTCAGGGACTACGAGCTGAAATTCAAGAAAAAAGACGGGACCCTGATGGATTGCATGATTACCTCCAGTATCCATCCATCCACCGACGGCAGTGCATTCTTCATTGAGGGCAGTATTCAAGATGTTACAGAGCGCAAGCGGATGGAAGCCAAGCTGAAGGAAGTGCAGAAGATGGAGGTTATCGGCCGGATAGCATCAGGCGTGGCCCACGAGGTGCGCAACCCGCTCAATGCCATCCTGGCCATCAGCGAGGCTCTGAACGAGGAAATCGGCGACCAGGAAGCTTACAAGCCTTACATGGACCATATCTGCAGTCAGGTCGACCGACTTTCCACCTTGATGAATGACCTGCTTGAATTGGGTAAGCCGCTCAAGACCACCGAATTCATGCCCGCGGCTGTATTTGATATCTGCCGCGGCGCGCTCGAACTCTGGCGCCAGAGTTCCTCGCTCAAATCGTGTACCGTGGTGATGTTCGACAGGACCGATGGAGCCAGGCTCAAGGTCCTGGGCAACAGTTCCAAGCTTAAGCAGGTAGTGTTGAATTTACTGGAAAATGCGGCCCAGCACAGCCCGGAAGGCGAGACAATTGAACTGGAGTTGTCGCGCTCCGGCGAAAACAGGGTTATTATTCGTGTCACGGACCAGGGACCCGGGATTCCCAATGATGTTATGCCGGAAGTGTTCAAGCCGTTTTATAGCACACGGGTCAGAGGATCGGGCCTGGGCCTGAGTATCGTGAAAAATATTGTGGAAACCCACGGCGGCACGATCGAGATGATCAACAATGACCCGCCCCCCGGCCTGCGGGCCGAGGTAACCCTGCCGCTGTTCGAGGATACAGGTGATGAAGCATAA